One Paraburkholderia kururiensis DNA window includes the following coding sequences:
- a CDS encoding DUF6013 family protein yields the protein MSASRTRRAVVAAAALAVVSGGGLMTSVEVGAAPPVKVTSQTPPDGPIQYTVKVVSKEFGNSQETRTLRSGQTDDFTWKTVPPGGSVSVSNQCPGYADLPLDANGALLRQTRIRLAPIVANDGTATVQLSFQAQAPRGKAAVKNGGKTQTCPTFVTSNQVLRFAMPTNGTVKTVTLNDGTQISVSAKR from the coding sequence ATGAGCGCGAGCCGTACACGCCGGGCCGTGGTTGCCGCAGCCGCACTTGCCGTGGTCTCGGGAGGCGGACTCATGACCTCGGTCGAGGTCGGGGCCGCTCCGCCCGTCAAGGTGACGTCGCAGACGCCGCCCGATGGGCCCATCCAGTACACCGTCAAGGTCGTGTCGAAGGAGTTCGGCAACTCGCAGGAGACGCGCACGCTCCGTTCCGGTCAGACCGACGACTTCACCTGGAAAACCGTGCCGCCGGGCGGCTCCGTGAGCGTGAGCAACCAGTGCCCCGGCTATGCGGACCTGCCGCTCGACGCGAACGGCGCGCTGCTGCGTCAGACGCGGATTCGCCTTGCGCCCATCGTCGCGAACGACGGCACGGCCACCGTGCAACTGAGCTTCCAGGCGCAGGCGCCGCGCGGCAAGGCGGCCGTGAAGAACGGCGGCAAGACGCAGACGTGCCCGACTTTCGTCACCTCGAATCAGGTGCTGCGTTTCGCGATGCCGACCAACGGCACGGTGAAGACCGTCACGCTCAATGACGGCACGCAGATCAGCGTATCGGCCAAACGCTAG
- a CDS encoding zinc-binding alcohol dehydrogenase family protein, translating to MKAVGLYRYLPVDHPEALVDVDIPTPEPQGRDLLVKVEAISVNPVDYKVRAPKDTVEKAPRILGWDACGTVAAVGPEVELFKVGDPVFYAGSITRPGANSEYHLVDERIVGRKPASLDFTHAAALPLTAITAWEALFDRLGVSSEGADAGRSVLIVGGAGGVGSIGIQLAKRLAKLTVIATASRPESAKWASGLGADHIVDHYGDMPAQMKSAGFEQVDYVLLFNDTDANFPAAAQIVKPQGAICTIVENAKPVPVELLKAKSASFHWEFMFTRSMFGTPDMIEQHKLLGEVARLVDAGTLRTTVGQHLGAINAQNVRHAHQLLEAGRAIGKIVLSGF from the coding sequence ATGAAAGCTGTTGGTCTCTATCGCTATCTGCCCGTCGACCATCCCGAAGCGCTGGTCGACGTGGACATCCCCACGCCCGAGCCGCAAGGCCGCGACCTGCTCGTGAAGGTCGAGGCGATCTCTGTCAATCCCGTGGACTACAAGGTGCGCGCACCGAAAGACACGGTCGAGAAGGCGCCGCGCATCCTCGGCTGGGATGCATGCGGCACGGTGGCCGCCGTGGGTCCCGAGGTGGAACTCTTCAAGGTGGGCGACCCCGTGTTCTACGCGGGCAGCATCACGCGGCCGGGCGCGAACAGCGAATACCACCTCGTCGATGAACGCATCGTGGGCCGCAAGCCGGCCTCGCTCGATTTCACGCACGCCGCAGCCTTGCCGCTCACCGCGATCACGGCGTGGGAGGCGTTGTTCGACCGGCTCGGCGTGTCGTCCGAAGGCGCCGATGCGGGGCGCTCGGTATTGATCGTGGGCGGCGCGGGCGGCGTGGGGTCCATCGGCATCCAGCTCGCGAAACGGCTCGCGAAGCTCACGGTGATCGCGACCGCATCGCGGCCCGAATCGGCGAAATGGGCGAGCGGGCTCGGCGCGGACCACATCGTCGACCACTACGGCGACATGCCCGCGCAGATGAAGTCAGCGGGCTTCGAGCAGGTGGACTACGTGCTTCTCTTCAACGACACCGACGCCAACTTCCCGGCCGCCGCGCAGATCGTGAAGCCGCAGGGCGCCATCTGCACGATCGTGGAAAACGCGAAGCCCGTGCCCGTGGAACTGCTCAAGGCGAAGAGCGCGTCGTTTCACTGGGAGTTCATGTTCACGCGCTCCATGTTCGGCACGCCGGACATGATCGAGCAGCACAAGCTGCTCGGCGAGGTGGCTCGTCTCGTGGATGCGGGCACGCTGCGCACGACCGTGGGCCAGCATCTGGGTGCAATCAACGCGCAGAACGTGAGGCATGCGCATCAGCTGCTGGAGGCGGGGCGCGCCATCGGGAAGATCGTGTTGTCCGGGTTCTGA
- the ligD gene encoding DNA ligase D has product MAGKLDTYQRKRRFDATPEPSGAQKRAARGAAKAAAATSRARRCGNGHALSYVIQEHDARRLHYDFRLELDGTLKSWAIPKGPCLDPSVKRLAVHVEDHPIEYGSFEGEIPEGNYGAGTVLVWDRGVWEPVGSERQAIEAYRAGKLKFRLEGEKLHGGWTLVRSGMRGSGDKEQWLLIKERDEEARSTDEYDVLAQRPGSVLSRGGAEAARRGAADARQGARHGARHGSKHPTKADRPDIVATRNTESLRELAREPGIEGAVKAALPAALKPQLATLVDFAPPGNDWIYEIKFDGYRVLARIDHHARKEPVRIFTRTGNDWTAKFGRQARAFASLDLESAWLDGEAVVLDRHGMPDFQALQNAFDANRAQDIVIFVFDVPFLNGYDLRAVPLVQRRAILRALFADIDERTHGLLRFSEDFAIEPDELLQGACASGLEGIIAKRADSHYTSARASSWLKLKCRQRQEFVIGGYTEPAGSRAAFGSLLLGVYDAKGTLHYAGRVGTGFDAAKLRAVKKELDALETPRMAFASMPRERSSTPVHWVKPELVCECNFAQWTGDGLVRQASFVSLRRDKPARQVTREAPVHAAASAEQPAQDRSNQEDTMQQTGEATQTGKGKRTAKAASKTASKTASKADAKSVSTRVNRARDTDEAVDSSVAKKRATRAASSAARGSGTSSARSRNASTEVAGVRISHPDRVIDRDSGTRKLDLVHYWEWVAPWLLPHLQQRPVSLVRAPEDISGELFFQKHAQKLEIPHITQHAGLDPGHAPLLTIDSVEALLGAAQMGVIELHTWNALVTDIERPDRMVFDLDPDPVLGWDRMIEAAELTRTVLTELGLESFCKTSGGKGLHVVVPLTPQAGWDEVKAFSQVVAQHMAATLPDRFSAKMGPQNRKRKIFVDYLRNNRGSSTIAAYSVRARPGLGVSVPISWDEVPQTTAGNQWTIANLHERLDALRKDPWAGYAKTRQRITATMKKRLGIKG; this is encoded by the coding sequence ATGGCCGGCAAACTCGACACCTATCAGCGCAAACGCCGCTTCGATGCCACGCCGGAGCCGTCCGGCGCGCAAAAGCGTGCCGCCCGTGGTGCGGCAAAGGCCGCGGCAGCCACCTCGCGTGCGAGGCGGTGCGGCAACGGCCACGCGCTGTCCTACGTGATCCAGGAGCACGACGCGCGGCGGCTGCACTACGACTTCCGGCTCGAACTGGACGGCACCCTCAAGTCGTGGGCCATTCCTAAGGGGCCGTGCCTCGATCCGTCCGTGAAGCGCCTCGCGGTTCATGTCGAAGACCATCCCATCGAATACGGCAGCTTCGAGGGCGAGATTCCCGAAGGCAACTACGGCGCGGGCACGGTGCTCGTCTGGGACCGCGGCGTGTGGGAGCCCGTGGGCAGCGAAAGGCAGGCGATCGAGGCCTACCGCGCCGGCAAGCTCAAGTTCAGGCTCGAAGGCGAGAAGCTGCACGGCGGCTGGACGCTCGTGCGAAGCGGCATGCGCGGCAGCGGCGACAAGGAGCAGTGGCTGCTCATCAAGGAGCGTGACGAAGAGGCGCGCAGCACCGACGAGTACGACGTGCTCGCGCAACGTCCGGGCAGCGTGCTGTCGCGGGGCGGTGCCGAAGCGGCACGCCGTGGCGCCGCTGATGCAAGGCAGGGCGCGAGGCACGGTGCCAGGCACGGATCGAAGCACCCGACGAAGGCCGACCGCCCCGACATCGTCGCCACGCGCAACACCGAGTCGCTGCGCGAGCTTGCGCGCGAGCCCGGCATCGAAGGTGCGGTGAAGGCGGCATTGCCTGCCGCGCTCAAGCCGCAACTCGCCACGCTCGTCGACTTCGCGCCGCCCGGCAACGACTGGATCTACGAGATCAAGTTCGACGGCTATCGTGTGCTTGCGCGCATCGACCATCACGCACGCAAAGAGCCGGTGCGCATTTTCACGCGCACCGGCAACGACTGGACCGCGAAGTTCGGCCGCCAGGCGCGCGCGTTCGCGTCGCTGGATCTCGAAAGCGCGTGGTTGGACGGCGAAGCCGTGGTGCTCGACCGCCACGGCATGCCGGACTTCCAGGCGCTGCAAAACGCGTTCGACGCGAACCGTGCGCAAGACATCGTGATTTTCGTGTTCGACGTGCCGTTCCTGAACGGCTACGACCTGCGCGCCGTGCCGCTCGTGCAGCGGCGCGCGATTCTGCGCGCGCTCTTCGCCGACATCGACGAGCGCACCCACGGCCTGCTGCGTTTTTCCGAGGACTTCGCCATCGAGCCCGACGAACTGCTGCAAGGCGCCTGCGCGAGCGGGCTCGAAGGCATCATCGCCAAGCGCGCGGACAGCCACTACACCTCCGCGCGGGCGTCGTCGTGGCTCAAGCTGAAATGCCGGCAGCGGCAGGAGTTCGTGATCGGCGGCTATACCGAACCCGCGGGCAGCCGCGCGGCGTTCGGCTCGTTGTTGCTCGGCGTGTATGACGCGAAGGGCACGCTCCATTACGCGGGCCGCGTCGGCACGGGCTTCGACGCCGCGAAGCTGCGCGCCGTGAAGAAGGAACTCGACGCGCTGGAAACGCCGCGCATGGCGTTCGCGAGCATGCCGCGCGAGCGCAGCAGCACGCCGGTGCATTGGGTGAAGCCCGAACTCGTCTGCGAATGCAATTTCGCGCAATGGACGGGCGACGGCCTCGTGCGCCAGGCCTCGTTCGTGAGCTTGCGCCGCGACAAACCCGCGCGCCAGGTGACGCGCGAGGCGCCGGTGCATGCGGCTGCATCCGCAGAGCAACCGGCACAGGACCGTTCGAACCAGGAGGACACCATGCAGCAGACCGGGGAAGCGACGCAGACCGGCAAAGGGAAGCGCACGGCAAAAGCCGCCTCAAAAACAGCCTCGAAAACAGCTTCGAAAGCAGACGCGAAGTCTGTTTCGACGCGCGTCAATCGCGCGAGAGACACCGACGAAGCCGTCGACTCCAGCGTCGCGAAAAAGCGCGCGACACGTGCCGCATCGTCGGCAGCGCGTGGGTCCGGTACGTCGAGCGCGCGCTCGCGCAATGCGTCGACCGAAGTGGCCGGCGTACGCATCTCGCATCCCGATCGCGTGATCGACCGCGACAGCGGCACGCGCAAGCTCGACCTCGTCCACTATTGGGAGTGGGTCGCGCCGTGGCTGCTGCCGCATCTGCAGCAGCGGCCCGTTTCGCTCGTGCGCGCGCCCGAAGACATCAGCGGCGAGTTGTTCTTCCAGAAGCATGCCCAGAAGCTGGAGATTCCGCACATCACGCAGCACGCGGGCCTCGATCCGGGGCACGCGCCGCTCCTGACCATCGACAGCGTCGAGGCGCTTCTGGGCGCAGCGCAGATGGGCGTGATCGAACTGCATACGTGGAATGCGCTCGTCACGGACATCGAACGGCCCGACCGCATGGTGTTCGATCTCGACCCCGACCCGGTGCTCGGCTGGGACCGCATGATCGAAGCCGCGGAACTCACGCGCACGGTTCTCACGGAACTGGGCCTCGAATCGTTCTGCAAGACGAGCGGCGGCAAGGGGCTGCACGTGGTCGTGCCGCTCACGCCGCAGGCCGGCTGGGACGAGGTCAAGGCGTTCTCGCAGGTCGTGGCGCAGCACATGGCCGCCACGCTGCCCGATCGATTCAGCGCGAAAATGGGCCCGCAGAATCGCAAGCGCAAGATCTTCGTGGACTACCTGCGCAACAACCGCGGGTCGAGCACCATCGCCGCGTATTCGGTGCGCGCGCGGCCGGGGCTTGGGGTCTCGGTGCCGATTAGCTGGGACGAAGTCCCGCAGACCACGGCCGGCAACCAGTGGACGATCGCGAATCTTCACGAACGGCTGGACGCCTTGCGCAAAGACCCGTGGGCCGGTTATGCGAAGACGCGCCAGCGCATTACCGCGACCATGAAGAAGCGCCTTGGCATCAAGGGTTGA
- a CDS encoding Ku protein — protein MSRMIWKGAISFGLVHVPVQLFPATRSEKVSFHLLDKRSMDPVGYRQINKRTGKDVPREQIVRGYEYEKEKYVVLSEDEIRAANPESTQTVDILAFVDAPAISFLYLETPYFLAPDRKGEKVYALLREALKASGKIGVASVVMHNKQHLAALVPFGPVLALNTLRWADEIRPVSELTLPPEDAKKAGVTARELDMAKKLIDDMSEDWDPEHYHDTFRDDVLELVDRKIREGKTEEIETPEEPQPRRSADILDLSELLRRSLGRGKGRASGRADRDEDPDDDPSGSEASEDGKRGKSRSRARDDDGARTTNRTTARGSHTAARGTGRSSETTRKETPHRKRHAA, from the coding sequence ATGTCACGCATGATCTGGAAAGGCGCGATCAGTTTCGGCCTCGTGCACGTGCCGGTGCAGCTGTTTCCGGCGACGCGCTCGGAGAAGGTGAGCTTTCATCTGCTCGACAAGCGGTCCATGGACCCGGTGGGCTACCGGCAGATTAACAAGCGCACGGGCAAGGACGTGCCGCGCGAGCAGATCGTGCGCGGCTACGAGTACGAAAAGGAAAAGTACGTCGTGCTTTCCGAAGACGAAATCCGCGCGGCGAACCCCGAATCGACGCAGACCGTCGACATCCTCGCCTTCGTGGATGCCCCGGCCATCTCGTTCCTCTATCTCGAAACGCCGTACTTTCTCGCACCGGACCGCAAGGGCGAGAAGGTCTACGCGCTGCTGCGCGAGGCGTTGAAGGCGTCGGGCAAGATCGGCGTGGCGAGCGTGGTGATGCACAACAAGCAGCATCTCGCGGCGCTCGTGCCGTTCGGGCCCGTGCTCGCGTTGAACACGCTGCGCTGGGCCGACGAGATCCGCCCCGTGAGCGAACTCACGTTGCCGCCCGAAGACGCGAAGAAGGCCGGCGTCACGGCCCGCGAACTCGACATGGCGAAAAAACTGATCGACGACATGAGCGAGGACTGGGACCCCGAGCACTATCACGACACGTTCCGCGACGACGTGCTCGAACTCGTCGATCGGAAGATTCGCGAAGGCAAGACCGAAGAAATCGAGACGCCGGAAGAGCCGCAGCCGCGACGCAGCGCCGACATCCTCGATCTTTCGGAGCTGCTGCGGCGCAGCCTCGGGCGCGGCAAAGGTCGCGCGAGCGGTCGGGCCGACCGCGACGAAGACCCCGACGACGACCCGTCGGGCAGCGAAGCATCCGAGGACGGCAAGCGCGGCAAATCGCGCAGCCGTGCGCGCGACGACGACGGCGCACGCACCACGAACCGCACGACCGCACGAGGCAGCCATACCGCGGCGCGCGGCACGGGCCGCAGCAGCGAAACCACGCGCAAGGAAACGCCGCACAGAAAGCGGCACGCGGCTTGA
- the serB gene encoding phosphoserine phosphatase SerB has protein sequence MNLVIQASSPFNPVHQKPLVALARGRRAVEIDAHAIRIEDADPAQRPDLDVYCATHALDYAFVEPGRSLADFGLVTMDMDSTLITIECIDEIADFCGLKAEVSAITEAAMRGEIQDFNESLTRRVALLKGLDADVLGRVYEERLRLSPGAERMLAGAKAAGLKTLLVSGGFTFFTERLKARLGLDYTRANTLEIVDGKLTGKVVGEIVNADVKARTLLETCKAMGIDPRRAIAMGDGSNDLKMMAAAGLSVAFRAKPVVREAASVAFNFVGLDGLLRLF, from the coding sequence ATGAATCTCGTCATCCAGGCCTCGTCGCCGTTCAATCCGGTCCACCAGAAACCGCTCGTCGCGCTGGCACGCGGCCGCCGCGCCGTCGAAATCGACGCGCACGCCATCCGCATCGAAGACGCCGATCCGGCGCAGCGCCCCGACCTCGACGTCTACTGCGCGACCCACGCGCTCGACTACGCCTTCGTGGAACCCGGCCGTTCGCTCGCGGACTTCGGGCTCGTCACGATGGACATGGACTCGACGCTCATCACGATCGAATGCATCGACGAGATTGCGGATTTCTGCGGGCTGAAGGCCGAGGTGTCGGCGATTACGGAAGCCGCCATGCGCGGCGAGATTCAGGACTTCAACGAAAGCCTCACGCGCCGCGTCGCCCTGCTCAAGGGGCTCGACGCGGACGTGCTCGGGCGCGTCTACGAAGAGCGGCTGCGCCTTTCGCCCGGTGCCGAACGCATGCTCGCCGGCGCGAAGGCGGCGGGCCTGAAGACACTGTTGGTGTCGGGCGGCTTCACGTTTTTCACAGAGCGGCTCAAGGCGCGCCTCGGCCTCGACTACACGCGGGCCAATACGCTCGAGATCGTGGACGGCAAGCTCACGGGCAAGGTGGTGGGCGAGATCGTGAACGCCGACGTGAAGGCACGCACGCTGCTCGAAACCTGCAAGGCAATGGGCATCGATCCTCGCCGCGCCATTGCGATGGGCGACGGGTCGAACGATCTCAAGATGATGGCCGCGGCCGGGCTCTCGGTGGCGTTCCGCGCCAAGCCCGTGGTGCGCGAGGCCGCGAGCGTGGCCTTCAACTTCGTCGGGCTCGACGGGCTCTTGCGCCTGTTCTGA
- a CDS encoding cystathionine beta-lyase translates to MTQPPSKRHSNRRLQTRIVRAEDQLAPGFESFAVPVTRASTVVFPDLATLRALDWRNDAQWRYGLHATPTSLTLAQRLAAIEGGNHALLQPSGLSAISNVYFGIVKAGDDVLIPDNVYSPNRDHAEWLAHDFGLTARYYDPMIGAGIADLIRPETKLIWLEAPGSVTMEVPDVQAITTVARARNVITAIDNTWSAGLAFRPFEHGVDISVQALTKYQSGGGDVLMGATITADKELHLKLKLARMRMGIGVSSDDCSLILRSLPSMKVRFEQHDRSALALARWLKTRSEIAAVLHPALPDCPGHEFFVRDFNGAGGLFSVVFDERYTPAQIDTFCESLELFSLGWSWGGAHSLAMPYDVASMRSASRWPYRGTLVRFYVGLEDEADLQADIERCLVALG, encoded by the coding sequence ATGACCCAACCGCCTTCCAAGCGTCATTCGAACCGCCGCCTCCAGACCCGCATCGTGCGCGCCGAAGACCAGCTCGCGCCGGGCTTCGAGTCGTTCGCCGTGCCTGTCACGCGGGCCTCGACCGTCGTGTTTCCCGACCTCGCCACCTTGCGCGCGCTCGACTGGCGCAACGACGCACAGTGGCGCTACGGCCTGCACGCCACGCCCACTTCGCTCACGCTCGCGCAGCGGCTCGCCGCGATCGAGGGCGGCAATCACGCGCTGCTCCAGCCGTCGGGGCTCTCCGCCATCTCGAACGTGTACTTCGGCATCGTGAAGGCCGGCGACGACGTGCTCATTCCCGACAACGTCTACTCGCCGAACCGCGACCACGCCGAGTGGCTCGCGCACGACTTCGGTCTCACGGCGCGCTACTACGATCCGATGATCGGTGCGGGCATCGCCGACCTGATCCGCCCGGAAACGAAGCTCATCTGGCTGGAGGCGCCGGGCTCGGTCACGATGGAAGTGCCCGACGTGCAGGCCATCACCACCGTCGCGCGCGCACGCAACGTGATCACCGCGATCGACAACACCTGGTCGGCCGGCCTCGCGTTCCGCCCGTTCGAACACGGCGTGGACATTTCGGTGCAGGCGCTCACGAAGTACCAGTCGGGCGGCGGCGACGTGCTGATGGGCGCGACCATCACGGCGGACAAGGAACTGCACCTGAAGCTCAAGCTCGCGCGCATGCGCATGGGCATCGGCGTGTCGTCGGACGATTGCTCGCTGATCCTGCGCAGCCTGCCCAGCATGAAGGTGCGTTTCGAACAGCACGACCGCAGCGCGCTTGCGCTCGCCAGGTGGCTGAAGACGCGCAGCGAGATCGCGGCGGTGCTGCATCCCGCGCTGCCCGACTGCCCCGGCCACGAATTTTTCGTGCGCGACTTCAACGGCGCGGGCGGTCTCTTTTCGGTGGTGTTCGACGAGCGCTACACGCCTGCGCAGATCGACACGTTCTGCGAGTCGCTCGAACTGTTCTCGCTCGGCTGGAGCTGGGGCGGCGCGCACAGTCTGGCCATGCCGTACGACGTGGCGTCGATGCGCAGCGCGAGCCGCTGGCCGTATCGCGGCACGCTGGTGCGCTTCTACGTGGGGCTGGAAGACGAGGCTGATCTGCAGGCCGATATCGAGCGCTGTCTCGTGGCGCTCGGCTAA
- the bktB gene encoding beta-ketothiolase BktB has protein sequence MQREVVVASGVRTAIGDFGGSLKDFAPTDLGARVIREVLSRAQVSGDEVGHVVFGNVVHTEAKDMYLARVAALNGGVAQHVPALTVNRLCGSGLQAIVSAAQSILLGDADIAIGGGAESMSRAPYSMPAARFGQRMGDARLVDMMVGALNDPFQSVHMGVTAENVARRYGITREAQDALALESHRRAARAIANGYFKDQILPIAMASKKGETVFDTDEHVRAEASPEDFTKLRPVFAKEDGTVTAGNASGINDAAAAVVLMSAEVAQQRGVKPLARLVSYAHAGVDPAYMGIGPVPASRKALERAGLTVADLDVIEANEAFAAQACAVSNELGFDPAKVNPNGSGISLGHPIGATGALITVKALYELQRIGGRYALVTMCIGGGQGIAAVFERI, from the coding sequence ATGCAACGCGAAGTGGTAGTGGCAAGCGGTGTGCGCACCGCCATCGGCGATTTTGGCGGCAGTCTCAAGGACTTTGCGCCCACCGATCTGGGCGCGCGCGTGATTCGCGAGGTGCTCTCGCGTGCGCAGGTGTCGGGCGACGAGGTGGGCCACGTGGTGTTCGGCAACGTCGTGCATACCGAAGCGAAGGACATGTACCTCGCGCGCGTGGCCGCGCTCAACGGCGGCGTCGCGCAACACGTGCCGGCGCTCACCGTGAACCGGCTCTGCGGGTCGGGGTTGCAGGCCATCGTGTCGGCCGCGCAGAGCATTCTGCTCGGCGACGCGGACATCGCCATCGGCGGCGGTGCCGAAAGCATGAGCCGTGCGCCGTATTCGATGCCCGCGGCGCGATTCGGCCAGCGCATGGGCGACGCGCGTCTGGTCGACATGATGGTGGGCGCGCTCAACGACCCGTTCCAGTCGGTGCATATGGGCGTGACGGCGGAGAACGTGGCGCGCAGGTACGGCATCACGCGCGAGGCGCAGGACGCGCTCGCGCTCGAATCGCACCGCCGCGCGGCACGCGCCATCGCGAACGGCTACTTCAAGGACCAGATCCTGCCGATCGCGATGGCGTCGAAGAAAGGCGAGACCGTCTTCGACACCGACGAACACGTGCGCGCCGAGGCGTCGCCGGAGGACTTCACGAAGTTGAGGCCGGTGTTTGCGAAGGAGGACGGCACGGTGACAGCGGGCAACGCGTCGGGCATCAACGACGCGGCCGCGGCCGTCGTGCTGATGTCGGCCGAGGTCGCGCAGCAGCGCGGCGTGAAGCCGCTCGCGCGCCTCGTCTCCTACGCGCATGCGGGCGTCGATCCCGCGTACATGGGCATCGGTCCCGTGCCGGCCTCGCGCAAGGCGCTGGAACGCGCGGGCCTCACGGTGGCCGACCTCGACGTGATCGAAGCGAACGAAGCCTTCGCGGCGCAGGCCTGCGCGGTCAGCAACGAACTGGGCTTCGATCCCGCGAAGGTGAACCCGAACGGCTCGGGCATTTCGCTGGGGCATCCCATCGGTGCGACGGGCGCGCTTATTACGGTGAAGGCGTTGTACGAACTGCAGCGCATCGGCGGACGCTACGCGCTCGTCACGATGTGCATCGGCGGCGGGCAGGGCATTGCCGCCGTGTTCGAACGGATCTGA
- a CDS encoding sugar kinase, translating into MASTGTAGSAGHSTPQILALGEAMIEFNQRSPNAPEYLQGFGGDTSNFCIAAARQGAATGFVSAVGSDHFGRLLLDLWQREGVDTSYVRTDSGASTGVYFVSHGPSGHEFDYLRAGSAASRYAPRDLPLDAIAAAQVVHLSGISLAISVSACDAALAAIDHARANGVRVSFDTNLRLKLWPLARARAVMLEAIRQADICLPSWDDVTALTGLTGRDEIVDFLLAHGPRVVALKLGRDGAYVATPDERRVVAGHVVDAVDATGAGDCFGGAFVARLVAGDDPFAAARYANVAAALSTRGFGAVAPIPSRETVERTLAG; encoded by the coding sequence ATGGCGTCCACGGGCACGGCAGGCTCCGCAGGTCACAGCACACCGCAGATCCTCGCGCTCGGCGAGGCGATGATCGAGTTCAACCAGCGGTCGCCGAACGCGCCCGAGTACCTGCAGGGTTTCGGCGGCGACACGTCGAACTTCTGCATCGCGGCCGCGCGCCAGGGCGCGGCGACGGGCTTCGTGTCCGCCGTGGGCAGCGATCATTTCGGGCGTCTGCTGCTCGACCTGTGGCAGCGTGAGGGTGTCGATACCTCGTATGTGCGCACGGACAGCGGCGCTTCCACAGGCGTGTACTTCGTCTCGCACGGGCCGTCGGGCCATGAGTTCGACTATCTGCGCGCGGGTTCGGCGGCAAGCCGTTATGCGCCGCGGGACCTGCCGCTCGATGCGATCGCAGCGGCGCAGGTCGTGCACCTCTCCGGCATTAGCCTCGCGATCAGCGTGTCCGCGTGCGACGCGGCGCTTGCCGCCATCGATCATGCGCGGGCGAACGGCGTGCGCGTGAGTTTCGATACGAACCTGCGGCTCAAGCTCTGGCCGCTCGCGCGGGCGCGCGCGGTGATGCTCGAAGCGATCCGGCAAGCCGACATCTGCCTGCCGAGCTGGGACGACGTGACGGCGCTGACGGGCCTCACCGGCCGCGACGAGATCGTGGACTTTCTGCTCGCGCACGGGCCGCGCGTGGTGGCGCTCAAGCTGGGGCGCGACGGCGCGTACGTCGCGACGCCGGACGAGCGTCGCGTAGTGGCCGGCCATGTCGTCGATGCCGTGGACGCCACGGGCGCCGGCGACTGCTTCGGCGGCGCCTTCGTGGCGCGACTCGTCGCGGGCGACGATCCGTTCGCCGCGGCGCGCTATGCGAACGTGGCCGCCGCGCTGTCGACGCGGGGCTTCGGCGCCGTTGCGCCCATCCCGTCGCGCGAGACCGTGGAGCGCACGCTGGCGGGCTGA